In Brachypodium distachyon strain Bd21 chromosome 2, Brachypodium_distachyon_v3.0, whole genome shotgun sequence, one genomic interval encodes:
- the LOC100824287 gene encoding uncharacterized protein LOC100824287 isoform X1: protein MELGAPACPPPPWRRRLLCSAALVLFLCLWVTSKADQQLAELPPRGWNSYDSFSWIVDENAYMQNAKILAEKLLPHGYQYAVIDFLWYRRYVDGAYTDSYGFDNIDEWGRPFPDLQRFPSSKGDKGFGQIANKVHEMGLKFGIHLMKGISTQAFNANTPILDIHTGKSYVENGREWTARDIGLVHRTCAWMPHGFMSVNTDIGAGRAFLRSLYRQYADWGVDFVKVDCIFGTDYSPKEITTVSELLREHDRPIVLSISPGTEVTTALAENISEYVNMYRITGDDWDNWKDVSSHFTVSSTFAAANKIGAMGLRGRSWPDLDMLPFGWLTDPGANQGPHRTCNLTFDEQKSQMTLWSMARSPLMYGGDLRHLDDSTLSIITNPTLLKINHYSKNNMQFHYVHGERTSIMGDSGHLSSEDLTKHDGMIVGLTSCADEKANGWFVLSQDGKSDHICRNYGTGNSKNISFCLGKTKPLLASDDVIMDNEEYQEKFHLGVVDINDSCLDASASRRQTASETNLLMFSRCKWHAKQMWELNDRGNLVSSYSRLCATVESSKEGVGVTGLRAWIATGNKGEIYLAFFNLDSTNRKISARISDLEKVLGKAFVRKHSCSCTEVWSGKNLGVVTEEISAVVNPHGSVLFEMTC, encoded by the exons ATGGAACTGGGAGCTCCAGcttgtccgccgccgccgtggcgtcGCCGTCTTCTCTGCTCCGCCGCGCTTGTCCTCTTCCTCTGCCTCTG GGTTACTTCCAAGGCCGATCAACAACTTGCTGAGTTACCGCCAAGAGGATGGAATTCCTATGATTCCTTTTCATGGATTGTTGATGAAAATGCATACATGCAAAATGCTAAGATCTTGGCAGAAAAGTTACTCCCACATGGATATCAG TATGCAGTTATTGATTTCCTTTGGTATCGGAGGTATGTCGATGGGGCATACACAGATTCATATGGATTTGACAACATCGATGAATGGGGTCGACCATTTCCTGACCTCCAAAGATTCCCATCATCCAAAGGTGATAAAGGGTTCGGTCAAATTGCCAATAAGGTTCATGAGATGGGCTTGAAATTCGGCATCCATTTAATGAAAGGAATAAGTACTCAGGCTTTTAATGCAAATACACCCATCTTGGACATTCATACG GGAAAATCCTATGTAGAGAATGGTCGAGAATGGACAGCTCGTGATATAGGGCTGGTCCATAGAACATGTGCCTGGATGCCACATGGATTTATGAGTGTAAATACGGATATTGGAGCTGGAAGGGCATTTTTAAGATCACTATACCGACAGTATGCTGATTGGGGTGTTGATTTTG TGAAGGTTGATTGTATCTTTGGTACTGATTATAGCCCGAAAGAAATAACCACTGTTTCAGAG CTCCTGCGAGAGCATGACCGCCCAATCGTCCTATCCATCTCACCTGGAACTGAAGTCACTACAGCATTAGCTGAGAATATCAGCGAGTATGTTAACATGTATAGGATAACAGGAGATGATTGGGACAACTGGAAAGATGTTAGTTCACATTTTACTGTGTCAAG TACGTTTGCTGCTGCAAACAAGATCGGGGCCATGGGATTACGTGGAAGATCTTGGCCAGACTTGGACATGCTTCCATTTGGCTGGCTTACTGATCCGG GAGCAAATCAGGGCCCTCATAGGACATGTAATCTTACATTTGATGAACAGAAATCACAG ATGACACTTTGGTCAATGGCTAGGTCGCCTCTCATGTATGGAGGAGATTTGAGACATCTCGACGATAGTACATTAAGCATAATTACCAATCCTACTTTATTGAAGATAAACCACTACAGTAAAAATAACATGCAG TTCCATTATGTTCATGGTGAAAGGACTTCCATTATGGGAGATTCTGGTCACTTGAGTTCTGAGGACCTGACAAAGCATGATGGCATGATTGTTGGTCTCACTTCCTGTGCCGATGAAAAAGCTAATGGATGGTTTGTATTATCACAAGATGGGAAATCAGAtcatatatgcaggaactaTGGAACAGGGAACAGCAAAAATATCTCATTTTGCCTAGGAAAAACCAAACCTCTTCTTGCATC GGATGATGTTATCATGGACAATGAAGAATACCAAGAAAAGTTTCACCTGGGAGTTGTAGACATTAATGATTCTTGTTTGGATGCATCTGCTAGTCGTCGGCAGACTGCCTCAGAGACTAATCTCCTAATGTTCTCCAGGTGCAAGTGGCATGCAAAGCAG ATGTGGGAGCTGAATGACAGGGGAAACCTTGTGAGCAGCTATTCAAGATTATGTGCCACAGTGGAATCTAGCAAGGAAGGAG TAGGTGTTACTGGACTTCGTGCATGGATTGCAACCGGAAATAAAG GAGAAATTTACCTGGCGTTCTTCAACCTGGACTCGACAAACAGGAAGATAAGCGCAAGAATATCAGACCTGGAAAAGGTTCTCGGGAAGGCGTTTGTCCGGAAACACTCGTGCAGCTGCACTGAAGTCTGGAGCGGGAAGAATCTTGGTGTCGTCACCGAAGAGATCTCAGCCGTGGTAAACCCACACGGCTCCGTGCTGTTTGAAATGACATGTTAG
- the LOC100823981 gene encoding uncharacterized protein LOC100823981 isoform X1 yields MAPSTRVTQSRHSTLQPPIYAYIHCRCRLITTYICTASISQGWVAMGSASRPSLLCFFFLLIWGSCEGKDESMLPPRGWNSYDAFSWTIDEAAFLHNAQIMADKLLPHGYRYAVIDFLWYRQNVNGSGKDAYGFDSIDQWGRPFPDPDRFPSSRGGKGFKHVADKVHGLGLKFGIHLMNGISKQAVNASTSILDIHTGKAYSEDGREWTARDIGLRQRTCAWMTGGFMSVNTELGAGRAFLTSLYRQYADWGVDFVKVDCIFGTDYSPKEIIAVSEILKELERPIVLSISPGTEVTPALAQNITQHVDMYRITGDDWDSWKDVRPHFDVARSFAVANKIGATGLQGRSWPDLDMLPFGKLTDAGVNQGPHRRTNLTFEEQRTQMLLWSMVKSPLMYGGDLRHLDDNTFNLITHPTLLKINYHTKNNMEFGYILSERSLKPDKSAASPSKSSSPVVNPINNGSMLLGLTTCGDDRARGWYRSSHDHVCRSCRMQKDNRNISFCMAKAKPLPTSLDEVTLSNEEDQTKLRLAGFGTDGGCLDASASESKTPMFSDCERHSKQVWDLTEKGELVSNYSGLCATVESASNEAEGTSNGALAWIATGDKGEIYLAFFNLDTTSRQISTRVSDLEKFAGRMLARKTSCSCTQVFSGKSRSLMKGDISAVVSSHGSMLFEIQC; encoded by the exons ATGGCTCCTTCCACACGGGTGACCCAATCTCGACACTCCACACTGCAACCGCCTATATATGCATACATACATTGCCGCTGCCGACTCATCACAACGTACATATGTACTGCTTCCATCTCCCAAGGGTGGGTGGCCATGGGATCAGCTTCTCGTCCTagcctcctctgcttcttcttcctccttatCTG GGGTTCCTGTGAAGGCAAAGATGAGAGCATGCTACCACCCCGAGGGTGGAACTCATACGATGCCTTCTCCTGGACCATCGACGAGGCCGCCTTCCTGCACAACGCGCAGATCATGGCGGACAAGCTGCTGCCGCACGGGTACCGGTACGCGGTCATAGACTTCCTGTGGTACCGGCAGAACGTCAACGGCTCGGGGAAGGACGCCTATGGCTTCGACAGCATCGATCAATGGGGGCGCCCGTTCCCTGACCCCGACAGGTTCCCGTCATCCAGAGGGGGCAAAGGGTTTAAGCACGTCGCTGATAAGGTCCATGGCCTGGGCTTGAAATTCGGCATCCATCTCATGAATGGGATCAGCAAGCAGGCCGTTAACGCCAGCACCTCCATCCTCGACATCCACACG GGGAAAGCATACTCTGAGGATGGCCGAGAATGGACGGCGCGCGACATAGGACTCAGACAGAGAACTTGCGCATGGATGACGGGTGGATTCATGAGTGTGAATACAGAACTGGGAGCTGGGCGTGCGTTCTTGACATCCCTCTACCGACAGTATGCTGATTGGGGTGTCGATTTCG TGAAGGTAGATTGCATCTTTGGCACTGATTACAGCCCCAAAGAGATCATTGCTGTTTCAGAG ATCCTCAAAGAGCTTGAGCGCCCAATAGTCCTGTCCATCTCACCAGGGACTGAAGTCACTCCAGCATTAGCTCAGAACATCACTCAGCATGTTGACATGTACAGGATAACAGGGGATGATTGGGACAGCTGGAAAGATGTCCGTCCGCATTTCGATGTGGCCAG ATCCTTCGCTGTCGCCAACAAGATCGGCGCCACCGGATTGCAAGGAAGATCTTGGCCAGACTTAGACATGCTTCCATTTGGCAAGCTTACCGATGCAG GTGTTAATCAGGGCCCTCATAGAAGGACCAACCTTACATTTGAGGAACAAAGAACACAG ATGCTACTTTGGTCAATGGTTAAATCTCCTCTTATGTATGGAGGGGACTTGAGGCATCTTGATGATAATACGTTCAACCTAATTACCCATCCTACTCTACTGAAGATAAACTACCATACTAAAAACAACATGGAG TTTGGTTATATTCTTAGTGAAAGGAGTTTGAAACCAGACAAATCTGCCGCCAGCCCCTCCAAGTCCAGCTCTCCGGTGGTGAACCCCATAAACAACGGAAGCATGCTTCTTGGTCTCACTACCTGCGGTGATGATAGAGCCAGAGGATGGTACAGATCCTCACATGATCATGTATGCAGGAGCTGTAGGATGCAAAAGGATAACAGAAATATCTCATTTTGCATGGCTAAAGCGAAACCTCTTCCAACATCATT GGATGAAGTTACCTTGAGCAATGAGGAAGACCAAACCAAGCTTCGTCTAGCAGGTTTTGGCACCGATGGTGGTTGCTTGGATGCATCAGCATCAGAGAGCAAGACTCCCATGTTCTCGGATTGTGAACGTCATTCGAAGCAG GTGTGGGACTTAACTGAGAAGGGAGAACTTGTGAGCAACTATTCAGGATTATGTGCTACAGTCGAGTCTGCTAGCAACGAAG CAGAAGGGACAAGTAATGGAGCACTAGCTTGGATCGCAACCGGAGACAAAGGAGAGATCTATCTCGCCTTCTTCAACCTCGACACCACGAGCAGGCAGATCTCTACAAGGGTATCGGATCTGGAGAAATTTGCAGGAAGAATGTTGGCAAGGAAAACCTCGTGCAGCTGCACTCAAGTCTTCAGTGGCAAGAGCCGGAGTCTCATGAAGGGGGACATCTCAGCAGTGGTGAGCTCACATGGCTCCATGTTATTTGAAATCCAGTGCTGA
- the LOC100823676 gene encoding putative methyltransferase C9orf114, whose product MNPACAEAADARKSHHKKDKKEKKKKRKDATDHHGGENAMAEEETVHKKKKRNKDTEEGKKTDQNRKPTVSIAVAGSIIDNAQSLELATLLAGQIARAATVFRIDEIVVFDSCPPVENASGAEAEEESGAQFLIRILQYLETPQYLRRRLFPMHKNFKFVGLLPPLDAPHHVRRHEWSEFREGVTLGGDRSKGTLVDVGLSKDILVEQILEPGKRVTVAMGTNRDITTACVRKVVPPSSPSDEMGSYWGYKVRYASNLSGVFNGSPYKEGYDHIIGTSEHGEAIGSSELTLPAFRHLLIAFGGLAGLEESIEEDINLKGKGAKDVFTSYLNTCPNQGSRTIRTEEALLISLQYFQDPIRRAG is encoded by the exons atgaatCCGGCATGCGCCGAGGCCGCCGACGCTAGGAAATCCCACCACAAGAAggacaaaaaggaaaagaaaaagaagcgcAAGGATGCCACGGATCATCACGGCGGCGAGAACGCGATGGCTGAGGAAGAAACCGTccataagaagaagaagcggaacaAGGATACggaggaggggaagaagacggaTCAAAATCGGAAACCAACGGTGAgcatcgccgtcgccggctccATCATCGACAACGCCCAGTCCCTCGAGCTCGCCACCCTC CTGGCTGGTCAGATAGCCCGCGCGGCAACTGTCTTCCGTATCGACGAGATCGTTGTCTTCGATAGCTGTCCACCGGTGGAGAATGCCAGTGGTGCCGAAGCTGAAGAGGAGAGTGGTGCACAGTTCCTTATTCGGATACTGCAATATTTGGAGACACCCCAGTAcctacgccgccgcctcttcccAATGCACAAGAACTTTAAATTTGTg GGGTTGCTTCCGCCACTGGATGCGCCACACCATGTGCGCAGGCATGAGTGGTCTGAATTTCGGGAAG GTGTAACATTAGGTGGAGATCGTTCTAAGGGGACACTTGTTGATGTCGGATTAAGCAAG GACATTCTGGTTGAGCAAATCCTAGAACCAGGGAAAAGAGTAACTGTAGCCATGGGAACCAACCGAGATATTACAACAG CTTGTGTAAGGAAAGTTGTTCCGCCATCCTCACCTAGCGATGAAATGGGGTCATATTGGGGCTATAAAGTCCGATATGCTTCAAATTTAAGTGGTGTTTTTAATGGTTCACCATACAAG GAAGGATATGATCATATCATTGGCACTTCAGAACATGGCGAAGCCATTGGTTCATCTGAGCTCACCTTACCTGCTTTTAG GCACCTTTTAATTGCATTCGGTGGACTGGCTGGTCTGGAAGAAAGCATTGAAGAAGACATAAATCTGAAG GGTAAAGGTGCAAAAGATGTATTCACTTCTTATTTAAATACGTGTCCCAACCAAGGTAGCAGAACAATAAGGACAGAG GAGGCACTTCTCATATCCCTTCAATACTTCCAAGACCCCATTCGGCGAGCAGGATAG
- the LOC100823981 gene encoding uncharacterized protein LOC100823981 isoform X2 — protein MAPSTRVTQSRHSTLQPPIYAYIHCRCRLITTYICTASISQGWVAMGSASRPSLLCFFFLLIWGSCEGKDESMLPPRGWNSYDAFSWTIDEAAFLHNAQIMADKLLPHGYRYAVIDFLWYRQNVNGSGKDAYGFDSIDQWGRPFPDPDRFPSSRGGKGFKHVADKVHGLGLKFGIHLMNGISKQAVNASTSILDIHTGKAYSEDGREWTARDIGLRQRTCAWMTGGFMSVNTELGAGRAFLTSLYRQYADWGVDFVKVDCIFGTDYSPKEIIAVSEILKELERPIVLSISPGTEVTPALAQNITQHVDMYRITGDDWDSWKDVRPHFDVARSFAVANKIGATGLQGRSWPDLDMLPFGKLTDAGVNQGPHRRTNLTFEEQRTQMLLWSMVKSPLMYGGDLRHLDDNTFNLITHPTLLKINYHTKNNMEFGYILSERSLKPDKSAASPSKSSSPVVNPINNGSMLLGLTTCGDDRARGWYRSSHDHVCRSCRMQKDNRNISFCMAKAKPLPTSLDEVTLSNEEDQTKLRLAGFGTDGGCLDASASESKTPMFSDCERHSKQVWDLTEKGELVSNYSGLCATVESASNEEGTSNGALAWIATGDKGEIYLAFFNLDTTSRQISTRVSDLEKFAGRMLARKTSCSCTQVFSGKSRSLMKGDISAVVSSHGSMLFEIQC, from the exons ATGGCTCCTTCCACACGGGTGACCCAATCTCGACACTCCACACTGCAACCGCCTATATATGCATACATACATTGCCGCTGCCGACTCATCACAACGTACATATGTACTGCTTCCATCTCCCAAGGGTGGGTGGCCATGGGATCAGCTTCTCGTCCTagcctcctctgcttcttcttcctccttatCTG GGGTTCCTGTGAAGGCAAAGATGAGAGCATGCTACCACCCCGAGGGTGGAACTCATACGATGCCTTCTCCTGGACCATCGACGAGGCCGCCTTCCTGCACAACGCGCAGATCATGGCGGACAAGCTGCTGCCGCACGGGTACCGGTACGCGGTCATAGACTTCCTGTGGTACCGGCAGAACGTCAACGGCTCGGGGAAGGACGCCTATGGCTTCGACAGCATCGATCAATGGGGGCGCCCGTTCCCTGACCCCGACAGGTTCCCGTCATCCAGAGGGGGCAAAGGGTTTAAGCACGTCGCTGATAAGGTCCATGGCCTGGGCTTGAAATTCGGCATCCATCTCATGAATGGGATCAGCAAGCAGGCCGTTAACGCCAGCACCTCCATCCTCGACATCCACACG GGGAAAGCATACTCTGAGGATGGCCGAGAATGGACGGCGCGCGACATAGGACTCAGACAGAGAACTTGCGCATGGATGACGGGTGGATTCATGAGTGTGAATACAGAACTGGGAGCTGGGCGTGCGTTCTTGACATCCCTCTACCGACAGTATGCTGATTGGGGTGTCGATTTCG TGAAGGTAGATTGCATCTTTGGCACTGATTACAGCCCCAAAGAGATCATTGCTGTTTCAGAG ATCCTCAAAGAGCTTGAGCGCCCAATAGTCCTGTCCATCTCACCAGGGACTGAAGTCACTCCAGCATTAGCTCAGAACATCACTCAGCATGTTGACATGTACAGGATAACAGGGGATGATTGGGACAGCTGGAAAGATGTCCGTCCGCATTTCGATGTGGCCAG ATCCTTCGCTGTCGCCAACAAGATCGGCGCCACCGGATTGCAAGGAAGATCTTGGCCAGACTTAGACATGCTTCCATTTGGCAAGCTTACCGATGCAG GTGTTAATCAGGGCCCTCATAGAAGGACCAACCTTACATTTGAGGAACAAAGAACACAG ATGCTACTTTGGTCAATGGTTAAATCTCCTCTTATGTATGGAGGGGACTTGAGGCATCTTGATGATAATACGTTCAACCTAATTACCCATCCTACTCTACTGAAGATAAACTACCATACTAAAAACAACATGGAG TTTGGTTATATTCTTAGTGAAAGGAGTTTGAAACCAGACAAATCTGCCGCCAGCCCCTCCAAGTCCAGCTCTCCGGTGGTGAACCCCATAAACAACGGAAGCATGCTTCTTGGTCTCACTACCTGCGGTGATGATAGAGCCAGAGGATGGTACAGATCCTCACATGATCATGTATGCAGGAGCTGTAGGATGCAAAAGGATAACAGAAATATCTCATTTTGCATGGCTAAAGCGAAACCTCTTCCAACATCATT GGATGAAGTTACCTTGAGCAATGAGGAAGACCAAACCAAGCTTCGTCTAGCAGGTTTTGGCACCGATGGTGGTTGCTTGGATGCATCAGCATCAGAGAGCAAGACTCCCATGTTCTCGGATTGTGAACGTCATTCGAAGCAG GTGTGGGACTTAACTGAGAAGGGAGAACTTGTGAGCAACTATTCAGGATTATGTGCTACAGTCGAGTCTGCTAGCAACGAAG AAGGGACAAGTAATGGAGCACTAGCTTGGATCGCAACCGGAGACAAAGGAGAGATCTATCTCGCCTTCTTCAACCTCGACACCACGAGCAGGCAGATCTCTACAAGGGTATCGGATCTGGAGAAATTTGCAGGAAGAATGTTGGCAAGGAAAACCTCGTGCAGCTGCACTCAAGTCTTCAGTGGCAAGAGCCGGAGTCTCATGAAGGGGGACATCTCAGCAGTGGTGAGCTCACATGGCTCCATGTTATTTGAAATCCAGTGCTGA
- the LOC100824287 gene encoding uncharacterized protein LOC100824287 isoform X3, giving the protein MELGAPACPPPPWRRRLLCSAALVLFLCLWVTSKADQQLAELPPRGWNSYDSFSWIVDENAYMQNAKILAEKLLPHGYQGKSYVENGREWTARDIGLVHRTCAWMPHGFMSVNTDIGAGRAFLRSLYRQYADWGVDFVKVDCIFGTDYSPKEITTVSELLREHDRPIVLSISPGTEVTTALAENISEYVNMYRITGDDWDNWKDVSSHFTVSSTFAAANKIGAMGLRGRSWPDLDMLPFGWLTDPGANQGPHRTCNLTFDEQKSQMTLWSMARSPLMYGGDLRHLDDSTLSIITNPTLLKINHYSKNNMQFHYVHGERTSIMGDSGHLSSEDLTKHDGMIVGLTSCADEKANGWFVLSQDGKSDHICRNYGTGNSKNISFCLGKTKPLLASDDVIMDNEEYQEKFHLGVVDINDSCLDASASRRQTASETNLLMFSRCKWHAKQMWELNDRGNLVSSYSRLCATVESSKEGVGVTGLRAWIATGNKGEIYLAFFNLDSTNRKISARISDLEKVLGKAFVRKHSCSCTEVWSGKNLGVVTEEISAVVNPHGSVLFEMTC; this is encoded by the exons ATGGAACTGGGAGCTCCAGcttgtccgccgccgccgtggcgtcGCCGTCTTCTCTGCTCCGCCGCGCTTGTCCTCTTCCTCTGCCTCTG GGTTACTTCCAAGGCCGATCAACAACTTGCTGAGTTACCGCCAAGAGGATGGAATTCCTATGATTCCTTTTCATGGATTGTTGATGAAAATGCATACATGCAAAATGCTAAGATCTTGGCAGAAAAGTTACTCCCACATGGATATCAG GGAAAATCCTATGTAGAGAATGGTCGAGAATGGACAGCTCGTGATATAGGGCTGGTCCATAGAACATGTGCCTGGATGCCACATGGATTTATGAGTGTAAATACGGATATTGGAGCTGGAAGGGCATTTTTAAGATCACTATACCGACAGTATGCTGATTGGGGTGTTGATTTTG TGAAGGTTGATTGTATCTTTGGTACTGATTATAGCCCGAAAGAAATAACCACTGTTTCAGAG CTCCTGCGAGAGCATGACCGCCCAATCGTCCTATCCATCTCACCTGGAACTGAAGTCACTACAGCATTAGCTGAGAATATCAGCGAGTATGTTAACATGTATAGGATAACAGGAGATGATTGGGACAACTGGAAAGATGTTAGTTCACATTTTACTGTGTCAAG TACGTTTGCTGCTGCAAACAAGATCGGGGCCATGGGATTACGTGGAAGATCTTGGCCAGACTTGGACATGCTTCCATTTGGCTGGCTTACTGATCCGG GAGCAAATCAGGGCCCTCATAGGACATGTAATCTTACATTTGATGAACAGAAATCACAG ATGACACTTTGGTCAATGGCTAGGTCGCCTCTCATGTATGGAGGAGATTTGAGACATCTCGACGATAGTACATTAAGCATAATTACCAATCCTACTTTATTGAAGATAAACCACTACAGTAAAAATAACATGCAG TTCCATTATGTTCATGGTGAAAGGACTTCCATTATGGGAGATTCTGGTCACTTGAGTTCTGAGGACCTGACAAAGCATGATGGCATGATTGTTGGTCTCACTTCCTGTGCCGATGAAAAAGCTAATGGATGGTTTGTATTATCACAAGATGGGAAATCAGAtcatatatgcaggaactaTGGAACAGGGAACAGCAAAAATATCTCATTTTGCCTAGGAAAAACCAAACCTCTTCTTGCATC GGATGATGTTATCATGGACAATGAAGAATACCAAGAAAAGTTTCACCTGGGAGTTGTAGACATTAATGATTCTTGTTTGGATGCATCTGCTAGTCGTCGGCAGACTGCCTCAGAGACTAATCTCCTAATGTTCTCCAGGTGCAAGTGGCATGCAAAGCAG ATGTGGGAGCTGAATGACAGGGGAAACCTTGTGAGCAGCTATTCAAGATTATGTGCCACAGTGGAATCTAGCAAGGAAGGAG TAGGTGTTACTGGACTTCGTGCATGGATTGCAACCGGAAATAAAG GAGAAATTTACCTGGCGTTCTTCAACCTGGACTCGACAAACAGGAAGATAAGCGCAAGAATATCAGACCTGGAAAAGGTTCTCGGGAAGGCGTTTGTCCGGAAACACTCGTGCAGCTGCACTGAAGTCTGGAGCGGGAAGAATCTTGGTGTCGTCACCGAAGAGATCTCAGCCGTGGTAAACCCACACGGCTCCGTGCTGTTTGAAATGACATGTTAG
- the LOC100824287 gene encoding uncharacterized protein LOC100824287 isoform X2, translating to MELGAPACPPPPWRRRLLCSAALVLFLCLWVTSKADQQLAELPPRGWNSYDSFSWIVDENAYMQNAKILAEKLLPHGYQYAVIDFLWYRRYVDGAYTDSYGFDNIDEWGRPFPDLQRFPSSKGDKGFGQIANKVHEMGLKFGIHLMKGISTQAFNANTPILDIHTGKSYVENGREWTARDIGLVHRTCAWMPHGFMSVNTDIGAGRAFLRSLYRQYADWGVDFVKVDCIFGTDYSPKEITTVSELLREHDRPIVLSISPGTEVTTALAENISEYVNMYRITGDDWDNWKDVSSHFTVSSTFAAANKIGAMGLRGRSWPDLDMLPFGWLTDPGANQGPHRTCNLTFDEQKSQMTLWSMARSPLMYGGDLRHLDDSTLSIITNPTLLKINHYSKNNMQFHYVHGERTSIMGDSGHLSSEDLTKHDGMIVGLTSCADEKANGWFVLSQDGKSDHICRNYGTGNSKNISFCLGKTKPLLASDDVIMDNEEYQEKFHLGVVDINDSCLDASASRRQTASETNLLMFSRCKWHAKQMWELNDRGNLVSSYSRLCATVESSKEGGVTGLRAWIATGNKGEIYLAFFNLDSTNRKISARISDLEKVLGKAFVRKHSCSCTEVWSGKNLGVVTEEISAVVNPHGSVLFEMTC from the exons ATGGAACTGGGAGCTCCAGcttgtccgccgccgccgtggcgtcGCCGTCTTCTCTGCTCCGCCGCGCTTGTCCTCTTCCTCTGCCTCTG GGTTACTTCCAAGGCCGATCAACAACTTGCTGAGTTACCGCCAAGAGGATGGAATTCCTATGATTCCTTTTCATGGATTGTTGATGAAAATGCATACATGCAAAATGCTAAGATCTTGGCAGAAAAGTTACTCCCACATGGATATCAG TATGCAGTTATTGATTTCCTTTGGTATCGGAGGTATGTCGATGGGGCATACACAGATTCATATGGATTTGACAACATCGATGAATGGGGTCGACCATTTCCTGACCTCCAAAGATTCCCATCATCCAAAGGTGATAAAGGGTTCGGTCAAATTGCCAATAAGGTTCATGAGATGGGCTTGAAATTCGGCATCCATTTAATGAAAGGAATAAGTACTCAGGCTTTTAATGCAAATACACCCATCTTGGACATTCATACG GGAAAATCCTATGTAGAGAATGGTCGAGAATGGACAGCTCGTGATATAGGGCTGGTCCATAGAACATGTGCCTGGATGCCACATGGATTTATGAGTGTAAATACGGATATTGGAGCTGGAAGGGCATTTTTAAGATCACTATACCGACAGTATGCTGATTGGGGTGTTGATTTTG TGAAGGTTGATTGTATCTTTGGTACTGATTATAGCCCGAAAGAAATAACCACTGTTTCAGAG CTCCTGCGAGAGCATGACCGCCCAATCGTCCTATCCATCTCACCTGGAACTGAAGTCACTACAGCATTAGCTGAGAATATCAGCGAGTATGTTAACATGTATAGGATAACAGGAGATGATTGGGACAACTGGAAAGATGTTAGTTCACATTTTACTGTGTCAAG TACGTTTGCTGCTGCAAACAAGATCGGGGCCATGGGATTACGTGGAAGATCTTGGCCAGACTTGGACATGCTTCCATTTGGCTGGCTTACTGATCCGG GAGCAAATCAGGGCCCTCATAGGACATGTAATCTTACATTTGATGAACAGAAATCACAG ATGACACTTTGGTCAATGGCTAGGTCGCCTCTCATGTATGGAGGAGATTTGAGACATCTCGACGATAGTACATTAAGCATAATTACCAATCCTACTTTATTGAAGATAAACCACTACAGTAAAAATAACATGCAG TTCCATTATGTTCATGGTGAAAGGACTTCCATTATGGGAGATTCTGGTCACTTGAGTTCTGAGGACCTGACAAAGCATGATGGCATGATTGTTGGTCTCACTTCCTGTGCCGATGAAAAAGCTAATGGATGGTTTGTATTATCACAAGATGGGAAATCAGAtcatatatgcaggaactaTGGAACAGGGAACAGCAAAAATATCTCATTTTGCCTAGGAAAAACCAAACCTCTTCTTGCATC GGATGATGTTATCATGGACAATGAAGAATACCAAGAAAAGTTTCACCTGGGAGTTGTAGACATTAATGATTCTTGTTTGGATGCATCTGCTAGTCGTCGGCAGACTGCCTCAGAGACTAATCTCCTAATGTTCTCCAGGTGCAAGTGGCATGCAAAGCAG ATGTGGGAGCTGAATGACAGGGGAAACCTTGTGAGCAGCTATTCAAGATTATGTGCCACAGTGGAATCTAGCAAGGAAGGAG GTGTTACTGGACTTCGTGCATGGATTGCAACCGGAAATAAAG GAGAAATTTACCTGGCGTTCTTCAACCTGGACTCGACAAACAGGAAGATAAGCGCAAGAATATCAGACCTGGAAAAGGTTCTCGGGAAGGCGTTTGTCCGGAAACACTCGTGCAGCTGCACTGAAGTCTGGAGCGGGAAGAATCTTGGTGTCGTCACCGAAGAGATCTCAGCCGTGGTAAACCCACACGGCTCCGTGCTGTTTGAAATGACATGTTAG